The Pelodiscus sinensis isolate JC-2024 chromosome 30, ASM4963464v1, whole genome shotgun sequence genome has a window encoding:
- the LOC102463772 gene encoding olfactory receptor 14I1-like, which translates to MSNQSTVTEFLLLGFSDIRELQILHFVVFLVLYLATLMGNLLIILAIALDRRLHTPMYFFLGNLSILDLGSISVTVPKSMANSLLDTRVISYPACVAQVLLYLLFASTDLALLTVMAYDRYVAICHPLHYERVMNWGACVHMATSAWITGFVYSALHTGNTFRLPFCHSNVLNQFFCEIPQLLKLACSNSYLSELGLLAFSAFFVLNCFVLIIVSYVQIFKSVLRIPSEQGQHKAFSTCLPHLIVVSLFLCTGFVEYLKPNSRSASGLDLMMGVLYAVVPPMLNPVIYSMRNKEIKAALKKLTV; encoded by the coding sequence ATGTCCAACCAAAGCACCGTGACCGAGTTCCTGCTCCTGGGCTTCTCTGACATCCGGGAGCTGCAGATTCTGCACTTTGTGGTGTTCCTGGTGCTTTACCTGGCGACCCTGATGGGGAATCTTCTCATCATCTTAGCCATTGCCCTCGACCGCcgtcttcacacccccatgtacttcttcctgggcaaTCTGTCCATCCTAGACCTTGGCTCCATCTCCGTCACCGTCCCCAAATCCATGGCCAACTCCCTCCTGGACACCAGGGTGATTTCCTATCCTGCCTGTGTCGCCCAAGTCCTTCTCTATTTACTCTTCGCTTCAACTGATCTTGCTCTTCTCACCGTCATGGCGTATGACCGATACGTCGCCATCTGCCACCCGCTGCATTATGAGCGAGTGATGAACTGGGGAGCTTGTGTCCACATGGCCACCAGCGCCTGGATTACTGGTTTTGTCTACTCTGCCCTGCACACGGGGAACACCTTCAGGTTACCCTTCTGCCACTCCAACGTTCTCAAccagttcttctgtgaaatcCCCCAGCTCCTCAAGTTGGCCTGCTCTAACTCCTACCTCAGTGAACTTGGGCTTCTTGCCTTTAgtgccttttttgttttaaattgctttgttttGATCATTGTGTCTTATGTTCAGATCTTCAAATCAGTGCTGAGAATCCCCTCGGAGCAGGGACAGcataaagccttctccacctgcctcccccacctcattGTGGTCTCTTTATTCCTTTGCACTGGTTTCGTTGAGTATCTGAAACCCAACTCCAGATCAGCATCTGGGCTGGATCTCATGATGGGTGTTCTCTATGCCGTGGTTCCTCCAATGCTGAATCCGGTCATCTACAGCATGAGGAACAAGGAGATCAAAGCTGCACTGAAGAAACTGACGGTGTGA
- the LOC102463516 gene encoding olfactory receptor 14I1-like, translating into MSNGSTVTEFLLRGFSDVRELQILHFVVFLMLYLAVLVGNLLIISAIALDRHLHTPMFFFLVNLSVIDLGSISVTIPKSMANSLLNTSLISYPACVMQVFLFFVFTSADLALLTIMAYDRYVAICHPLHYERVMNRGACVRMAGSAWITCIVFSALNTGNTFRLPFCQSKILNQFFCEIPQLLKLACSDSYLSEVGVIGFGLFLTFNCFVYILVSYVQIFKAVLRIPSKQGRHKAFSTCLPHLTVVSLLLSTGFFEYLKPTSSSATNLDLTVGVLYAVLPPMLNPVIYSIRNKEIKVALRKLLVWSLFTKN; encoded by the coding sequence ATGTCCAATGGAAGCACCGTGACCGAATTCCTGCTCCGGGGATTCTCTGACGTGCGGGAGCTGCAGATTCTGCACTTTGTGGTGTTCCTGATGCTTTATCTGGCCGTCCTGGTGGGGAATCTTCTCATCATCTCAGCCATAGCCCTTGACCGCcatcttcacacccccatgttCTTCTTCCTGGTGAATCTGTCTGTTATAGACCTTGGCTCCATCTCTGTCACCATCCCCAAATCCATGGCCAACTCCCTCCTGAACACCAGCTTGATTTCCTATCCTGCCTGTGTCATGCAAGTTTTTCTCTTTTTCGTCTTCACCTCGGCTGATCTTGCTTTACTCACCATCATGGCCTATGACAGatatgtggccatctgccacccgctgCACTACGAGAGAGTGATGAACAGGGGAGCATGTGTTCGGATGGCAGGCAGTGCCTGGATCACATGTATTGTCTTCTCTGCCCTGAACACCGGGAACACCTTCAGATTacccttctgccagtccaagATCCTCAAccagttcttctgtgaaatcCCACAGCTCCTCAAGCTGGCCTGCTCTGACTCCTACCTCAGTGAAGTTGGGGTTATTggctttggtttgtttttaactttTAATTGCTTTGTTTATATCCTTGTGTCTTATGTTCAGATCTTCAAAGCGGTGTTGAGAATCCCCTCTAAGCAGGGCCGGCATAAAGCCTTCTCCActtgcctcccccacctcactgtaGTCTCTTTGCTACTTTCTACTGGCTTCTTTGAGTACTTGAAACCCACCTCCAGCTCAGCAACAAATCTAGATCTCACAGTCGGTGTGCTCTATGCTGTGTTGCCTCCAATGCTGAATCCGGTCATTTACAGCATTAGGAACAAGGAGATCAAAGTTGCACTGAGGAAACTTCTTGTGTGGAGCTTATTCACTAAGAATTAA